AATTAAAAAGATATTCAAGAAATTTCTTTGAGCGGTTAAGAATTGCTTTAAAAATGGGTAATCATATCAAAGTTACACAAAGAACAATCAATACAAATGTTCTTATCACATAAAATCGTGTtgaaatgagtagcgggtatttgACAGTCGATCCTATTCGACtttcttatattttaagttaaggCGCTTTTTTGCGCCTCCAGTTGGATTCCGACTTAAGCCTAATACTTTCGAGGTTATTGCTACGAGTCATCAGATCATTGACACATTATAAACCGCTTCGCACTTCTGGCACTTCCTCCAGCCACCTTGAAAGCCAACACTCCGGTGAGCACTGTCACAATATAGCTGGGCAGCAAGGTGGCCCAATAATGTGCATCCGCATTGAGCAGCGTCAGCAGCGAGACAAAGAGATGTGAGCCCACCACGTACGCAATGTGTAAGTAGTTGTTTGTGTCGAAGGCATTGAAAAAGATGATGCTCCAGAACGTGTGCAGCAGGATGATGGCCAGCGCTTGAGCGGCCGAAGTGATAAAGAAGAGCTCAGTGCCGCCCTTCAAGCCCATTGTGCCGGGTCCAGTCTGCAATTTGGAATTGATATGGTAACGGTATGGTAAAATTTAACAAGTTTCGAAGTATGTGATTGATTCACTCACCATGTCAGCTAGTACATTGACCAATGCAAACATGCCGGAAATTATGCCGAATCCCAGACCTGAAACGTAAGCCAGGATGTGCTTGTTTTCAGTGACGCGCGTGTCCTCGGCCACGGCGTGCAATCCCTGCTCGGTGCTGCGCAGAATGCGATAGATGATGTAGCGAAAGCATTCCTGGAACAGCACCGAGAACACAACGCCAAATGCCAGCACATCTTGGAGAGGTACGACAGCAAACCAAAGCAGGGAGGAGAGCAGCAGTGAGAGCAGCCAGAAGAAGGCGGCTGCTATCAGAATAATGATGCGCACAGGATCATTGGCGATGGTGAACACGAAAAGCGAAAACGGTGGTCCAAATGCCAGCAGAGTGCAGCCAAAAAACTCGGGCAGCGTCATCTTTTCgtgttgttttgtgtgtgggtgtccCCAATAGCGGCGGGCAGACTTTATAAGTCGTGAGCAGTGTGACCGCAGCTGGGCAGTTAACAAATATACCGCACAGCTGATATGTTATTCCTTTGCggcttaaaacaaaatatgtaaaagtTAGGCTCTTAAATGGTAGttgcaaaattatatttttatcatgagaatattttgtactctaaaatattggaatttattttagatttgcTTGCCAATAAGctatttggtataaaaatatataactgaCTCGTGAGTCGTGAGTAGTGCAATGTTGCTCTACCGATAACGATAACATGCAAATGTTTTGCTGCACTCAGCAAAGGCTTCGAAGATAGAGTTTATGCATTCGCCAGTGCAGTTGGTGAAGTGtgtacaatattattaataacaataataataataacacataaacatataaatatttaatgcttgCGAAGCTAGGCTTAATAATGGCAACCAAGAGTTGCTTAAATTGGAAGCTGCTTAGCAAGTCTTCACTTACAGGGTATGCGGTAGTCGCAACGCTGATTACTTGCAGACAAAGACAAAGGCGGCCCACTTACAAAGCTCTCTTGCGCTAGTGGGAGCGCAGTGTTTTCGTTTAGCTGACTGGGGTCAGTGGGGGGATTGATATATTAGTCACAGCACAACATATTCGCGAACGTAATACGAACGTCGTCAGCGTCTGCgataaacaatataaacaaatcaattgtACGGAAGCtagttttattgtttattcgCCTGTTCTCATTCAGCAATCAAGCGCAGCCCAGTCAGTGAGTAAACGTCGGTTAATTAGAGTGCGACTTTCATTTTCCATACGTTTCGCTTGTGTTCGTTTCAGTGCATGCTGTGATGGCCAAACGTCTGCTGCCCCATCAGCCATCGGAAGACACTCCCCATCCAGATGATGAACTCGAGAGTCCCGCCATAGAGGCGGCTGCCTTGGCCATAGCTGTGCCTCAACCCACAGATCAGACGCTCCAGAAAGGTTTGTGATCGAGTCtcgatgctgctgcagcttttgTTAATGTCTTTCCTTTGTTGACAGCTTTCTGGGAGCGCTACAACAGCCCGGAAAAGAGTTTCAAGCCCGCTCCAGAGGGCACAACAGTACTCCGCTTTGAGATACTCATGGCACACATTATGCCACGCGAAGGCGACGATCCCAAGCTCAAGCGTTATGTGGTCTATGAGCTGACAGTGCGCCAGGACAGCCAGGTGATGGATGCCCAACCCGCCAAGCTGGAGCGACGCTACACGGACTTCCGCGAGCTGTATCAATGTCTGAAGCGTGAGCATCCCAATGAGTTGGGTCAGCTCAACTTTCCCAACAAGGTGCTGATGGGCAACTTTTCGGCGGATTTAATTCGAGAACGCAGCATGGCCTTTGAGGCATTTCTCAGTCATGTGGCAGCTCATCCCTTGCTAAAGGAATCCCCAGCGTTCCTTCGATTTCTGCAGCACGAGGAACTGACGCGAGGTTGTCAGTACTTGGATGAGCGTCGCAACGAGATGGCCATACCCATACTCGAGAACTGCTTTCGACTGCTCAACAAGATCTACATGAATCGTTCCCGACCGGTTGTGTTGATCCTCTGTCGCCTGGTGGCTGCCTGCACAGTTTCCCCGGTGCCTCATCTTGCGGCGGAGCGTTGGGCTCTCCTGGCACTCAGTCGCTTCGATACGCTCTGTGATATTGATCTGCTGCCACTCTACATTCCCCTGCTGCACACTTGCACCCACTTGTGGTGAGTCAATGGAGTGATTTCTCTTTagaattgtttaaatttcttGTCTTTCTTTAAGGTGGCAACGCGGACAGGATCAGAAACCCATCACGGATCGCCTCACTGAAAT
This DNA window, taken from Drosophila nasuta strain 15112-1781.00 chromosome 2L, ASM2355853v1, whole genome shotgun sequence, encodes the following:
- the LOC132797189 gene encoding sorting nexin-21 isoform X2 produces the protein MHAVMAKRLLPHQPSEDTPHPDDELESPAIEAAALAIAVPQPTDQTLQKAFWERYNSPEKSFKPAPEGTTVLRFEILMAHIMPREGDDPKLKRYVVYELTVRQDSQVMDAQPAKLERRYTDFRELYQCLKREHPNELGQLNFPNKVLMGNFSADLIRERSMAFEAFLSHVAAHPLLKESPAFLRFLQHEELTRGCQYLDERRNEMAIPILENCFRLLNKIYMNRSRPVVLILCRLVAACTVSPVPHLAAERWALLALSRFDTLCDIDLLPLYIPLLHTCTHLWWQRGQDQKPITDRLTEMSRQGINTANITSLTQAIHKLDPRTETI
- the LOC132797189 gene encoding sorting nexin-21 isoform X1, coding for MHAVMAKRLLPHQPSEDTPHPDDELESPAIEAAALAIAVPQPTDQTLQKAFWERYNSPEKSFKPAPEGTTVLRFEILMAHIMPREGDDPKLKRYVVYELTVRQDSQVMDAQPAKLERRYTDFRELYQCLKREHPNELGQLNFPNKVLMGNFSADLIRERSMAFEAFLSHVAAHPLLKESPAFLRFLQHEELTRGCQYLDERRNEMAIPILENCFRLLNKIYMNRSRPVVLILCRLVAACTVSPVPHLAAERWALLALSRFDTLCDIDLLPLYIPLLHTCTHLWWQRGQDQKPITDRLTEMSRQGINTANITSLTQAIHKLDPRTETI
- the LOC132793270 gene encoding gamma-secretase subunit Aph-1 translates to MTLPEFFGCTLLAFGPPFSLFVFTIANDPVRIIILIAAAFFWLLSLLLSSLLWFAVVPLQDVLAFGVVFSVLFQECFRYIIYRILRSTEQGLHAVAEDTRVTENKHILAYVSGLGFGIISGMFALVNVLADMTGPGTMGLKGGTELFFITSAAQALAIILLHTFWSIIFFNAFDTNNYLHIAYVVGSHLFVSLLTLLNADAHYWATLLPSYIVTVLTGVLAFKVAGGSARSAKRFIMCQ